A section of the Oryza sativa Japonica Group chromosome 1, ASM3414082v1 genome encodes:
- the LOC4325838 gene encoding scarecrow-like protein 3, with translation MVQDEGSSSSVTSSPLHNFSNMPLHPAAAASPTPPWMVRELRSDERGLCLIHLLLNCAAAAAAGRLDAANAALEHIASLAAPDGDAMQRVAAAFAEALARRALRAWPGLCRALLLPRASPTPAEVAAARRHFLDLCPFLRLAGAAANQSILEAMESEKIVHVIDLGGADATQWLELLHLLAARPEGPPHLRLTSVHEHKELLTQTAMALTKEAERLDVPFQFNPVVSRLDALDVESLRVKTGEALAICSSLQLHCLLASDDDAAAVAGGDKERRSPESGLSPSTSRADAFLGALWGLSPKVMVVAEQEASHNAAGLTERFVEALNYYAALFDCLEVGAARGSVERARVERWLLGEEIKNIVACDGGERRERHERLERWARRLEGAGFGRVPLSYYALLQARRVAQGLGCDGFKVREEKGNFFLCWQDRALFSVSAWRGRRFD, from the coding sequence ATGGTCCAGGACGaaggctcgtcgtcgtcggtgacaTCCTCCCCGCTCCACAACTTCTCCAACATGCCGCTCCacccggccgcggcggcgtcgcccacGCCGCCATGGATGGTGCGGGAGCTGCGTTCCGACGAGCGCGGGCTGTGCCTCATCCATCTCCTGCTCAactgcgccgcggcggcggcggccgggcggcttGATGCTGCGAACGCCGCGCTCGAGCACATCGCGTCGCTGGCGGCGCCCGACGGGGACGCCATGCAGCGCGTGGCGGCCGCCTTCGCGGAGGCGCTGGCGCGGCGCGCGCTGAGGGCGTGGCCTGGGCTGTGCCGCGCGCTGCTCCTGCCCCGCGCGTCGCCCACGCCGGCCGAGGTcgctgccgcgcgccgccacttCCTCGACCTCTGCCCgttcctccgcctcgccggcgccgccgccaaccaGTCGATACTGGAGGCCATGGAGTCCGAGAAGATCGTGCACGTCAtcgacctcggcggcgccgacgccacGCAATGGCTGgagctcctccacctcctcgccgcgcgccccgagggcccgccgcacctgcgcCTCACGTCGGTGCACGAGCACAAGGAACTCCTCACCCAGACAGCCATGGCGCTCACGAAAGAAGCAGAGCGCCTCGACGTGCCGTTCCAGTTCAACCCGGTGGTGTCCCGCCTCGACGCCCTCGACGTGGAGTCCCTCCGCGTGAAGACCGGCGAGGCCCTCGCCATCTGCTCCAGCCTCCAGCTGCACTGCCTCCTGGcgtccgacgacgacgccgccgccgtggcgggcggcgacAAGGAGAGGCGGAGCCCGGAGTCCGGgctgtcgccgtcgacgtcgcgcGCGGACGCGTTCCTGGGCGCGCTGTGGGGGCTGTCGCCGAaggtgatggtggtggcggagcaGGAGGCGAGCCACAACGCGGCGGGGCTGACGGAGAGGTTCGTGGAGGCGCTCAACTACTACGCGGCGCTGTTCGACTGCCTGGAGGTGGGGGCGGCGCGCGGGTCGGTggagcgcgcgcgcgtggaGCGGTGGCTGCTCGGGGAGGAGATCAAGAACATCGTGGcgtgcgacggcggcgagcggcgggagcggcacgAGCGGCTGGAGCggtgggcgcggcggctggagggCGCCGGCTTCGGCCGCGTCCCGCTCAGCTACTACGCGCTGCTCCAGGCGCGGCGGGTGGCGCAGGGCCTCGGCTGCGACGGCTTCAAGGTCCGGGAGGAGAAGGGCAACTTCTTCCTCTGCTGGCAAGATCGCGCCCTCTTCTCCGTCTCCGCATGGCGCGGCCGCCGCTTCGactga
- the LOC4325839 gene encoding uncharacterized protein yields MALAQGTGDFSVVVLGSDFAVDAGAVLLNPADREEWHDCLPDLSAPADGEDFSDLEELQVVRVQGTDRAGRRIVRVVGRFFPAPVIGGDRLKKYVLHKLRTELPEGPFCLLYMHSTVQSDDNNPGMSILRGVYEDLPPEYKERLQILYFLHPGLRSRLAIATLGRLFLSGGLYWKIKYVSRLEYLWGDIRKGEVEIPDFVIDHDKILEHRPLTDYGIEPDPLHLADMPAVGYSLGRYEDKWSPEDRWYSRNYM; encoded by the exons atggcgctcgCGCAGGGCACCGGCGACTTCTCCGTGGTGGTGCTGGGCTCCGACTTCGcggtcgacgccggcgccgtgctCCTCAACCCGGCCGACCGGGAGGAGTGGCACGACTGCCTCCCCGACCTCTCCGCGcccgccgacggcgaggacTTCTCCGACCTCGAAGAGCTCCAGGTCGTCCGCGTCCAGGGCACCGACAGGGCCGGGAGGCGCAtcgtccgcgtcgtcggcaGGTTCTTCCCTG CTCCTGTCATAGGTGGTGATcgtctgaagaagtatgttcttCACAAGCTGCGCACCGAATTGCCAGAGGGGCCATTCTGCCTTTTGTACATGCACAGCACTGTGCAGTCAGATGATAACAACCCTGGTATGTCAATCTTGAGGGGGGTCTATGAAGATCTTCCACCTGAATACAAGGAGAGACTGCAGATCTTATACTTCTTGCATCCTGGGCTTCGCTCTAGGTTGGCCATCGCCACGCTTGGCAGGCTCTTTTTAAGTGGAGG TTTGTATTGGAAAATCAAGTATGTTAGTCGGCTGGAGTATCTTTGGGGGGACATCAGAAAGGGGGAAGTTGAAATTCCAGATTTCGTGATTGATCATGATAAGATTCTTGAGCACCGACCACTGACAGACTATGGCATAGAACCAGATCCTCTGCATCTTGCTGATATGCCTGCTGTGGGGTACTCGCTCGGAAGGTATGAAGACAAATGGTCTCCTGAAGATCGATGGTATTCTCGCAATTACATGTGA
- the LOC4325755 gene encoding pyrroline-5-carboxylate reductase — protein MAAPPQPVPAPAAASPEVFRLGFIGPGNLAESIARGVAASGVLPATAIRTAPHRRPERAEAFSSIGAHILETNAQVVDDSDVIVISVKPQIVRQVLVELKPLLSEEKLLVSIAAGIKMEDLQGWSGHRRFIRVMPNTPSAVGQAASVMCLGEMATENDENRVRSLFSAIGKVWTAEEKYFDAVTGLSGSGPAYIFLAIEAMADGGVAAGLPRDLALGLASQTVLGAATMVNKTGKHPGQLKDMVTSPAGTTITGIQELEKGAFRGTLINAVVAATKRCRELSQS, from the exons atggcggcgccgcctcaGCCCGTGCCGGCGCCCGCGGCCGCGTCGCCGGAGGTGTTCCGGCTCGGGTTCATCGGCCCGGGTAACCTCGCGGAGAGCATCGCCCGCGGCGTGGCGGCGTCGGGCGTCCTCCCGGCCACCGCGATCCGCACCGCGCCACACCGCCGCCCCGAGCGCGCCGAGGCCTTCTCATCCATCGGAGCTCACATCTTGGAGACCAACGCGCAG GTAGTTGATGACAGTGACGTGATCGTCATCTCTGTGAAGCCGCAGATCG TAAGGCAGGTACTGGTTGAGCTAAAACCCTTGCTGTCAGAAGAAAAGCTTCTGGTGTCCATTGCTGCTGGCATCAAGATGGAAGATCTGCAG GGTTGGTCTGGTCATCGAAGATTTATTAGAGTAATGCCAAACACCCCTTCAGCTGTTGGACAAGCAGCATCAG TGATGTGTTTGGGGGAGATGGCTACTGAGAATGATGAAAACCGTGTAAGAAGTTTATTCAGTGCCATTGGAAAAGTTTGGACAGctgaagaaaaatattttgatgCTGTAACTGGGCTAAG TGGTAGTGGCCCGGCTTATATTTTCTTAGCAATAGAGGCCATGGCTGATGGTGGAGTTGCTGCTGGTCTTCCTCGGGATCTTGCACTTGGTCTTGCATCTCAGACA GTTCTTGGTGCTGCAACCATGGTAAACAAGACTGGAAAACATCCGGGTCAGCTGAAGGATATGGTCACTTCCCCGGCAGGAACCACCATAACTGGGATACAAGAGCTTGAGAAGGGTGCATTCCGTGGGACGCTGATAAATGCCGTTGTTGCTGCTACAAAGCGTTGCCGTGAACTTTCTCAGAGTTAA
- the LOC4325756 gene encoding U-box domain-containing protein 43, with the protein MPRTAAGVDVEDLLVRVKNGADAELAEVAREVAALAEQGRLGEDDDEDGVLVPALLARLAAAGGAEARVRVMAALRRLARCVGCESKERLASIEALSSIVRSLSRDVDETREAIALLLDLSDIPQVRQRIGRIKGSIVMLVTLRNAHEPGTHDDAEKLLHMLSSNPQNVLLMAEAGYFRPLIHYLKEGSDMNKILMATAISKMFLSEPMKSSLGEDGAVEPLVEMFKSGNLEAKHSALGALLNLSSSLQNAEILINSGITGPLLQLLFSVTSVLMTLREPASAILAAIAQSERILLHKDVAPQMLSLLNLSSPVIQLHLLRALNSISGHTNAKRARAKIRQNGGVQLLLPFLTEKNIDIKIAALNFISNLSKDASQELAEQIRDTHLNIFVKIISSPTSGNEKAAAIGILSNLPVTDKKITELLTEANLLPLLISLLEINITAPLTPLRTSLLEGIAGVLIRFTVPWDKKLQSLAVGHGVVPCLVKLLSEGSIKAKSKAATSLAQLSQNSLALRKTKLPRWLCVAPSAETYCLVHNSQCTVKSTFCLVKAGAVSPLIQILEDDNREADGAVLEALATLMQDEIWENGSKVIEKASGVHALLRIAEAGNSTSQEKAIWMLERIFRLEAHRERYGEIAQALLIDLAQKGDPILKPMIGKILAHLELLQTQSSYF; encoded by the exons atgcCGAgaacggcggcgggggtggacgTGGAGGACCTCCTCGTCCGCGTCAAGaacggcgccgacgccgagctcgccgaggtggcgcgggaggtggcggcgctcgcGGAGCAGGGGAGGCtcggggaggacgacgacgaggacggggTCCTGGTGCCGGCGCTGCTCgcgcggctcgccgccgccgggggcgcggaggccAGGGTCCGCGTCATGGCCGCGCTGCGGCGGCTCGCGCGCTGCGTTGGCTGCGAGAGCAAG GAGAGGTTAGCAAGCATCGAGGCACTTTCAAGCATTGTTCGTTCCTTGTCTAGAGATGTTGACGAGACAAGGGAAGCAATTGCATTGCTATTGGATTTGTCAGACATCCCGCAAGTTCGGCAGAGGATTGGCAGGATTAAAGGCAGTATAGTAATGCTAGTCACATTAAGAAATGCACATGAACCAGGTACCCATGATGATGCAGAGAAATTGCTGCACATGTTGTCATCCAATCCGCAAAATGTGCTCCTGATGGCCGAGGCTGGTTATTTTCGACCATTGATACATTACCTGAAAGAAG GTTCTGATATGAACAAGATCCTAATGGCAACTGCTATTTCTAAAATGTTCCTCTCTGAGCCGATGAAATCTTCCCTTGGAGAAGATGGTGCAGTTGAGCCTCTAGTGGAAATGTTTAAATCCGGAAATCTTGAAGCCAAGCACTCGGCCCTAGGTGCCTTACTTAATCTCTCTAGCTCTCTACAAAATGcagaaattttgataaattctGGCATAACAGGACCACTGCTCCAACTTCTATTCTCTGTCACGTCAGTGTTAATGACCCTTAGAGAGCCAGCCTCAGCTATACTTGCAGCTATTGCACAATCTGAGCGTATCCTGCTTCATAAGGATGTAGCTCCTCAAATGCTCTCGCTTCTTAACTTATCGAGTCCAGTAATTCAACTTCACCTCCTAAGGGCCCTAAATAGTATTTCTGGGCACACAAATGCTAAAAGAGCTAGAGCTAAAATTAGACAAAATGGTGGAGTGCAACTCCTCCTGCCCTTCCTGACAGAAAAGAATATTGATATCAAAATTGCTGCTTTGAATTTTATTTCCAATCTGTCAAAAGATGCTTCACAGGAATTAGCTGAGCAGATTAGGGATACCCACCTTAATATTTTCGTGAAGATTATCTCTTCACCTACATCTGGAAATGAGAAGGCTGCAGCTATTGGTATCCTAAGCAACCTCCCAGTGACAGACAAGAAGATTACTGAGTTACTCACTGAAGCAAACTTGCTTCCTCTCCTGATATCCTTACTTGAGATAAACATCACAGCGCCATTGACACCATTGAGAACGTCTTTACTTGAGGGCATTGCTGGCGTGTTAATTCGGTTCACAGTCCCTTGGGATAAAAAATTACAAAGTTTAGCAGTTGGACATGGGGTGGTTCCTTGCCTTGTTAAGTTGCTTTCGGAAGGATCAATAAAAGCCAAGTCTAAAGCAGCAACATCCTTGGCTCAACTGTCACAGAATTCACTAGCATTACGTAAGACAAAATTGCCAAGGTGGCTTTGTGTTGCCCCATCAGCTGAAACTTACTGTTTAGTTCACAACTCCCAGTGCACTGTCAAAAGCACTTTCTGCTTAGTGAAAGCTGGTGCTGTCAGTCCTCTGATCCAAATCTTAGAAGATGACAATCGTGAAGCAGATGGTGCAGTATTGGAAGCACTAGCTACCCTTATGCAGGATGAGATTTGGGAAAACGGGAGCAAGGTGATAGAAAAGGCATCAGGTGTTCATGCTCTGCTGAGAATTGCTGAGGCAGGAAACTCAACTTCCCAGGAGAAGGCGATATGGATGCTTGAGAGGATCTTCCGGCTTGAAGCCCACAGAGAGCGTTATGGTGAAATCGCACAAGCTTTGCTCATTGATCTTGCTCAGAAAGGAGATCCTATCCTGAAACCAATGATTGGAAAGATACTTGCTCACCTTGAGCTACTTCAAACACAATCGAGCTACTTTTAA
- the LOC9266620 gene encoding protein CYSTEINE-RICH TRANSMEMBRANE MODULE 12, with the protein MENNSNNQPPPGYPTAAGAAEQGGKKSRRGSTKSRGDKGFIEGCIAALCCCWICEMCCD; encoded by the exons ATGGAGAACAACAGCAACAACCAGCCGCCTccag ggtaCCCGACGGCAGCGGGAGCAGCTGAGCAAGGCGGGAAGAAATCGCGGCGAGGAAGCACCAAGTCTAGGGGAGACAAAGGCTTCATTGAAGGATG tatTGCTGCGCTGTGCTGCTGCTGGATCTGCGAGATGTGCTGCGACTAA